ttttaatagttttgattttaattttttaaaatttaaatttttttctccatttttaaaAGTTCAATTTTATAATTTTAAATACTATAATTGAAAACGACTCATCACGAAGGCTTCAACGCCCCGTCCATGTAAAAAGGAAACAAACACCGTCCAAATCCGATGACCACGTGCTTCTCACCCCCGCGTCCTCCTCGCACGCCGCGCGCCGCGACCCCCTCGGCTGCCAGGGATCGAATCCCACACTCAATGCCTTTTTTCAGAAAAAATGAAATATCAATGCTCCTCTCGTGGGAGACCGCGCGCGTGCGCCCGGGATGCGCCCCAACCGCCGCTCGCGAGTCCAGGCGTGAGGCAGGCAGGCTGATCCGCGCGCGGTTGCCGGGATCTCAAGCGCCGCCACCTTCGCGTGCGGCTGCCGGGATCGCATGGGGCGCCACCTCCGTGCCGCTAACTCTGTGCTGATGGATGGGATGAGGCGGAGCGCCGCGGCGAAGTGCCCGGCGGCGGGGGACGAGGAGGAGAAGGGTGCGCTGGCGCCCGCGGAGGACGCGGAGGCGTGTCCGGGACCGGGAGCGGGTGACGATCTCGCATCCTATCAGCCTCCGAAGCGCGCCAAGGTGCTGATCTCCCTCTATCCCCCATGCAT
This region of Miscanthus floridulus cultivar M001 unplaced genomic scaffold, ASM1932011v1 fs_831_1, whole genome shotgun sequence genomic DNA includes:
- the LOC136533258 gene encoding uncharacterized protein isoform X1 produces the protein MGRHLRAANSVLMDGMRRSAAAKCPAAGDEEEKGALAPAEDAEACPGPGAGDDLASYQPPKRAKIGCTEADTAKPSVAAAAAGAVAGPLPNTAALQALTGAMDKLEALFRYQHM
- the LOC136533258 gene encoding uncharacterized protein isoform X2; protein product: MGRHLRAANSVLMDGMRRSAAAKCPAAGDEEEKGALAPAEDAEACPGPGAGDDLASYQPPKRAKIGCTEADTAKPSVAAAAAGAVAGPLPNTAALQALTGAMDKLEALFRWKE